The Tepidibacter aestuarii genome contains a region encoding:
- a CDS encoding Cof-type HAD-IIB family hydrolase gives MKYKLIVTDMDGTLLSNHKEITKENKTALKKAKEMGVNVAIATGRIYTSARYYANLLGLDAPIIACNGAIIREEKTNNTLYENTMNEDACKIVANICEKFGIYYHFYNDSGFYCKELKYSSLQYSKWNETQTEENRLNIQIMDDPIEFIQNTDNILKFVIIDDDLDKLDKVKNELDKIDNIEVSKSWHNNIEVMNKGVSKGQAVKKLAEHFGVNQDEIITFGDNFNDLSMIEYAGMGVAMGNSEDKVKKKANFITDSNDQNGVAKALNELLNIEY, from the coding sequence ATGAAATATAAATTAATAGTAACTGATATGGATGGAACTCTTTTAAGTAATCATAAAGAAATTACTAAAGAGAATAAGACGGCTTTAAAGAAAGCAAAGGAAATGGGAGTTAATGTAGCAATAGCTACTGGAAGAATATATACATCTGCTAGATATTATGCAAATTTATTAGGACTAGATGCTCCAATAATAGCTTGTAATGGAGCTATAATAAGAGAAGAAAAGACTAATAATACATTATATGAAAACACCATGAATGAAGATGCCTGTAAGATAGTAGCAAATATATGTGAAAAATTCGGCATATACTATCATTTTTATAATGATAGTGGATTTTACTGTAAAGAACTTAAATATTCATCTCTTCAATATTCTAAGTGGAATGAAACTCAAACAGAAGAAAATAGATTAAATATACAAATAATGGATGATCCTATTGAATTCATACAAAATACAGACAATATATTAAAGTTTGTAATAATTGATGATGATTTAGATAAATTAGATAAAGTAAAAAATGAACTTGATAAGATAGATAATATAGAAGTTAGTAAATCATGGCATAACAATATAGAGGTTATGAATAAAGGTGTGAGCAAGGGTCAAGCGGTAAAAAAATTAGCAGAGCACTTTGGAGTGAATCAAGATGAAATAATAACATTTGGAGATAATTTTAATGACTTGAGCATGATAGAATACGCTGGAATGGGAGTTGCCATGGGAAATTCTGAAGACAAGGTAAAGAAAAAAGCTAACTTTATAACTGATTCTAATGATCAAAATGGAGTTGCTAAAGCGTTAAATGAATTATTAAATATAGAATATTAA
- a CDS encoding G5 domain-containing protein has translation MTTAVTQKIPRQVEVKKDSSMALGKERIEDKGRDGYKVDTYRIYYENGKVVKKELISKSYYPPRKKVVYRGTKKPIQTQKTSDVIEGDSIPTNNTDTPIDQSTDVNTPIDQSTNESLDNMLFE, from the coding sequence ATAACTACTGCTGTTACACAGAAAATACCAAGACAAGTTGAGGTTAAAAAAGACTCAAGCATGGCATTAGGTAAAGAAAGAATAGAGGACAAAGGACGAGATGGATATAAAGTTGATACATATAGAATCTACTATGAAAATGGGAAAGTAGTAAAAAAAGAGCTGATATCTAAGAGTTACTATCCTCCTAGAAAAAAAGTTGTATATAGAGGTACAAAAAAGCCAATTCAAACTCAAAAAACATCAGATGTGATAGAGGGGGATTCTATTCCAACTAATAATACAGATACACCAATAGATCAAAGTACAGATGTGAATACACCGATAGATCAAAGTACAAATGAGAGCCTAGATAATATGCTATTTGAATAA
- a CDS encoding DUF362 domain-containing protein: MDILQKEMVSISGCGEYDYDLVKKSIEQSFENLGGIDKYINKNETVLLKLNLLMKKKPEDATTTHPIFAKALAQTIIDFGAKVIIADSPGGPFNINLLKGVYKACGIEEIANDTGAELNYNTNSIEIKNDNGLILKKITAIEVLNEVDKVISVSKLKTHGMMMFTGAVKNMFGVVAGLEKAEYHVRMPENVDFSNALVDICMASKPILSFMDGIVGMQGEGPSAGEARDIGVVIASTSPYHLDVVATNIIGLKSTKVPTIQRCVERNLCSGTYEDIELKGDNIDSFIIDDFVIPEIRSLDLLDGKVPKFLREILNGLLQPRPVFIHDKCVGCGDCAKNCPPKVIDMVDKRPIVNLDGCIRCFCCQELCPVEAVNINRPLLMKILARL; the protein is encoded by the coding sequence GTGGATATATTGCAAAAAGAAATGGTATCTATAAGTGGATGTGGAGAATATGATTACGATTTGGTAAAAAAATCAATAGAACAATCCTTTGAAAATTTAGGTGGAATAGACAAATATATAAATAAAAATGAAACAGTTTTATTAAAATTAAATCTTTTGATGAAAAAAAAACCAGAAGATGCAACTACTACACATCCTATATTTGCAAAGGCATTAGCACAGACAATTATAGATTTTGGAGCTAAAGTTATCATAGCAGATAGTCCGGGAGGCCCTTTTAATATAAATTTACTAAAAGGCGTATATAAGGCATGTGGAATAGAAGAAATAGCAAATGATACAGGAGCAGAACTAAATTATAATACAAATTCAATAGAAATTAAGAACGATAATGGACTAATACTAAAAAAAATAACTGCTATTGAAGTTTTGAATGAAGTAGATAAGGTTATATCAGTCTCAAAGTTGAAGACTCACGGGATGATGATGTTTACAGGTGCAGTTAAAAATATGTTTGGAGTAGTTGCAGGTCTTGAAAAAGCAGAATACCATGTTAGAATGCCAGAAAATGTTGATTTTTCAAATGCTTTAGTGGATATATGCATGGCATCTAAACCTATATTATCTTTTATGGATGGTATAGTTGGGATGCAAGGAGAGGGACCTAGTGCAGGTGAAGCAAGAGATATAGGTGTTGTTATAGCTTCTACCAGTCCATATCATTTAGATGTAGTAGCTACTAATATTATTGGATTAAAGTCTACTAAAGTACCTACTATCCAAAGGTGTGTAGAAAGAAATTTATGCTCTGGAACCTATGAAGATATAGAACTAAAAGGAGATAATATAGATAGCTTTATAATAGATGATTTTGTAATCCCTGAGATAAGAAGTTTAGACTTACTAGATGGAAAAGTACCGAAATTTTTAAGAGAAATACTGAATGGACTTTTACAGCCAAGACCTGTGTTTATACATGATAAATGTGTAGGATGTGGGGATTGTGCAAAAAACTGTCCGCCTAAGGTTATAGATATGGTAGATAAAAGACCTATAGTGAACTTAGATGGATGTATAAGATGTTTTTGTTGTCAGGAATTATGTCCTGTAGAGGCTGTTAATATAAATAGGCCTTTATTAATGAAAATATTAGCAAGGCTATAG
- the cobS gene encoding adenosylcobinamide-GDP ribazoletransferase has product MNRFLGILTFLTRIPVHANIEFDENFNKGMIYFPTVGLILGILYFFVTYIATKLFGIYIGSVIFVLCGVVLTGGLHLDGVGDTFDGIYSYRDKERILEIMKDSRLGTNALLAILFVILLKIGFVYKIINSNIYYLTILMPIYGRLSIAFASYNNKSPRKNGMGNVFIGQINKTQIAICCAFTVVYIVLLNVVFGLDLKLMIYNIIFMIVLWILIRLYTKYITNIIGGITGDILGCICELTEVIYLLFICLGVYIW; this is encoded by the coding sequence ATGAATAGATTTTTAGGTATATTAACATTTTTGACTAGAATACCAGTGCATGCTAATATAGAATTTGATGAAAATTTTAATAAAGGTATGATATACTTTCCTACAGTTGGCTTAATATTAGGTATACTATATTTTTTTGTTACATATATTGCTACAAAGTTATTTGGTATTTATATAGGAAGCGTAATATTTGTACTTTGTGGAGTAGTATTAACTGGAGGACTTCATTTAGATGGTGTTGGAGATACATTTGATGGAATTTATAGTTATAGAGATAAAGAAAGAATACTAGAAATTATGAAAGATTCAAGACTTGGAACTAATGCACTTTTAGCTATATTATTTGTTATACTTTTAAAAATAGGATTTGTATATAAGATTATAAATTCAAATATATATTATTTAACAATATTGATGCCTATATATGGAAGGCTTTCTATAGCTTTTGCATCTTACAATAATAAAAGTCCTAGAAAAAATGGTATGGGAAATGTATTTATAGGTCAAATAAATAAAACTCAGATAGCTATATGTTGTGCTTTTACAGTGGTATATATAGTCTTGTTGAATGTAGTTTTTGGTTTGGATTTGAAACTAATGATTTATAATATAATATTTATGATTGTATTGTGGATTTTAATTAGGCTTTATACTAAATATATAACTAACATAATAGGTGGAATAACAGGAGATATATTAGGTTGTATTTGTGAACTTACAGAGGTAATATATCTGCTGTTTATTTGTTTGGGGGTATATATATGGTAA
- the nth gene encoding endonuclease III, giving the protein MQVDKILDILENDYPDAECELNYETAFELLIATILSAQCTDVRVNKVTKELFKKYNKSEEFALLKEEELQELIKSCGLYKSKAKKIIDSSKMIVNEYSGNVPNNLEKLIKLPGVGRKTANVVLSNAFDIPAMAVDTHVLRVSNRIGLVDCKTPEATEIELMRVIPKYRWTKAHHLLIFHGRRTCKARKPDCNNCSINKYCRYYNEINT; this is encoded by the coding sequence ATGCAGGTAGATAAAATACTAGATATACTAGAAAATGATTACCCAGATGCAGAGTGTGAGCTGAATTATGAAACTGCATTTGAGCTTTTAATAGCGACAATACTATCGGCTCAATGTACAGATGTTAGAGTTAATAAGGTTACGAAAGAGTTATTTAAAAAGTATAATAAGAGTGAGGAGTTTGCTTTATTAAAAGAGGAGGAGTTACAAGAATTAATAAAAAGCTGTGGGCTATATAAAAGTAAGGCAAAAAAAATAATAGATTCATCAAAAATGATAGTGAATGAATATAGTGGTAATGTACCTAATAATTTAGAAAAACTTATTAAATTACCGGGTGTTGGTAGGAAGACAGCAAATGTTGTTTTGAGCAATGCATTTGATATTCCTGCTATGGCAGTTGATACACACGTATTGAGAGTAAGCAATAGAATTGGACTTGTTGACTGCAAGACCCCAGAAGCAACAGAAATCGAATTAATGAGGGTTATACCTAAATATAGATGGACAAAAGCTCATCATCTACTTATATTTCATGGAAGAAGGACATGCAAAGCCAGAAAACCAGATTGTAATAATTGTTCTATAAATAAATATTGTAGGTATTATAATGAAATTAATACTTAA
- the cobU gene encoding bifunctional adenosylcobinamide kinase/adenosylcobinamide-phosphate guanylyltransferase encodes MVTGGARSGKSSFSEELCKGKSEKVAYIATSIAFDDGMKDRIKKHKKSRPQHWETYEAYKDIYNIIDDIKEKHDTVLLDCVTLLVNNLMFNFDVDWDKISREEIDSIEYYINEQITKLIDSIRNTDLYFVFVTNELGMGIVPENRLSRIYRDIAGRVNQKIATLSDEVYLVVSSIPVKIKG; translated from the coding sequence ATGGTAACAGGGGGAGCAAGGTCGGGAAAAAGCTCTTTTTCAGAGGAGCTTTGTAAAGGTAAATCAGAAAAAGTGGCTTATATAGCCACTTCTATAGCTTTTGATGATGGAATGAAGGATAGAATAAAAAAACATAAAAAGTCCAGACCTCAACATTGGGAGACGTATGAAGCATATAAGGATATATATAATATAATCGACGATATAAAAGAAAAACATGACACTGTCTTATTGGACTGTGTAACTCTGCTTGTAAATAATCTTATGTTTAATTTTGACGTTGATTGGGATAAAATATCCAGAGAAGAAATTGATAGTATAGAATACTATATAAATGAGCAAATCACTAAATTAATAGATTCAATAAGAAATACGGATTTATATTTTGTATTTGTGACAAATGAGTTAGGTATGGGAATAGTCCCAGAGAATAGATTATCTAGAATATACAGGGATATAGCTGGAAGGGTTAATCAAAAAATAGCTACATTAAGTGATGAAGTGTATTTGGTGGTAAGCTCTATACCAGTAAAGATTAAGGGGTAA
- a CDS encoding histidine phosphatase family protein → MVKFIFIRHGLTLDNESMKLSGFIDSKLSDTGKDQAKKTSIRLKVEKIDLIYSSPLRRAVNTAKEISRIKNVEINICEEFKEMNFGDFEGLTFNEIESNHKEEYERLKSESFEYNFPNGENMIGFHDRISKKIDDIIKEQDGKTVLIVSHAGVIRACLSHLISKDHTYHWNFKIDNCSMTIVEVVDNFSVIHSLNNTEHLR, encoded by the coding sequence ATGGTAAAATTTATATTCATAAGACATGGTTTAACGTTGGATAATGAGAGCATGAAGCTTTCTGGATTTATAGATAGTAAACTAAGTGATACAGGTAAAGATCAGGCAAAGAAAACTAGCATAAGATTGAAAGTTGAAAAAATAGATTTGATATATTCTAGTCCTTTAAGGAGAGCTGTAAATACTGCTAAAGAAATATCTCGAATAAAAAATGTAGAGATAAATATTTGTGAAGAGTTTAAGGAAATGAACTTTGGAGATTTTGAAGGACTAACATTTAATGAAATAGAGTCTAATCATAAAGAAGAATATGAAAGATTAAAAAGTGAATCTTTTGAATATAATTTTCCAAATGGGGAGAATATGATAGGGTTTCATGATAGGATATCTAAGAAAATTGATGATATAATCAAGGAACAAGATGGTAAAACTGTATTAATAGTATCTCATGCTGGTGTTATAAGGGCTTGTCTATCTCACCTTATAAGTAAAGATCATACATATCATTGGAACTTTAAAATAGATAATTGTAGTATGACTATAGTTGAGGTTGTTGATAATTTTTCTGTTATACACAGTTTAAACAATACTGAACATTTGAGGTGA
- a CDS encoding DUF2225 domain-containing protein yields MDKELYDKKVKCPICKNEFTTKKVKTSALRIDKRDTDLYVHYKTVNPYLYAVWVCTKCGYAAMEGKFNSIKKYHHKIITEKITSLWNPKDYGKERNVDDAIKTHKLAIYEGNILNWEKSYIGGLALRLSWLYRLEGKKELEIKFQKYALTIFTDCFSKEIFPMAGMDSVSMAYLIGELNRSFQNYEESIKWFQTALKDPNIKRKKLLENMVRNQWYTAIEEHKKLKQSYSEDEKCNEECDDIEENEKKQKEGIEIEPNSDGNRGSKVGKKLFFRGAL; encoded by the coding sequence TTGGATAAAGAATTGTATGACAAAAAAGTAAAGTGCCCTATATGTAAGAATGAATTTACTACAAAAAAAGTAAAAACTTCTGCTCTTAGAATAGATAAAAGAGACACTGATTTGTATGTTCATTATAAGACTGTAAATCCATATTTATATGCGGTGTGGGTATGCACTAAATGTGGGTATGCAGCCATGGAGGGCAAATTTAATAGTATCAAAAAGTATCATCATAAGATAATAACAGAAAAAATAACTAGTCTTTGGAATCCCAAAGATTATGGAAAAGAAAGAAATGTAGATGATGCTATAAAAACGCATAAATTAGCTATATATGAAGGAAATATACTTAATTGGGAGAAATCTTATATAGGAGGATTAGCTCTTAGGTTATCATGGTTGTATAGATTAGAAGGAAAGAAAGAACTTGAAATTAAATTTCAAAAATATGCATTGACTATATTTACTGATTGTTTTTCAAAAGAAATCTTTCCTATGGCAGGAATGGATTCTGTATCTATGGCGTATTTAATAGGTGAATTGAACAGAAGCTTCCAAAACTATGAAGAGTCTATAAAATGGTTTCAAACAGCTTTAAAAGATCCTAATATAAAAAGAAAGAAACTTTTAGAAAATATGGTTAGAAATCAGTGGTATACTGCTATAGAGGAACATAAAAAACTTAAACAATCATATAGTGAAGATGAAAAATGCAATGAAGAATGTGATGATATTGAAGAAAACGAAAAAAAACAAAAGGAGGGAATTGAGATTGAGCCAAATAGTGATGGTAACAGGGGGAGCAAGGTCGGGAAAAAGCTCTTTTTCAGAGGAGCTTTGTAA
- the trmL gene encoding tRNA (uridine(34)/cytosine(34)/5-carboxymethylaminomethyluridine(34)-2'-O)-methyltransferase TrmL, with the protein MSINIVLVEPEIPQNTGNIIRTCAATGAKLHLVRPLGFSMDNKYLKRAGLDYWDLADVQYYDSFDELKEKNENAKFFYSTTKTNQNHSDVNYEKGCFIVFGKETKGLPVDLLNDNKETCIRVPMRDIERARSLNLSNSVAIVAYEALRQIGYPDMR; encoded by the coding sequence ATGTCGATAAATATAGTTTTAGTAGAGCCTGAAATACCTCAAAATACAGGAAATATAATAAGAACATGTGCTGCAACCGGAGCAAAACTACATTTAGTAAGACCTCTTGGGTTTTCTATGGATAATAAATATTTGAAAAGAGCAGGACTAGATTATTGGGATCTAGCAGATGTGCAGTATTATGATAGCTTTGATGAGCTTAAAGAAAAGAATGAAAATGCTAAGTTTTTTTATTCTACAACGAAAACTAACCAAAATCATAGTGATGTAAATTATGAAAAAGGTTGCTTTATAGTATTCGGGAAAGAGACTAAGGGTCTTCCTGTAGACTTACTTAATGATAATAAAGAAACGTGTATAAGAGTACCAATGAGAGATATAGAAAGAGCTAGGTCATTAAACTTATCTAATTCTGTTGCTATAGTTGCTTATGAAGCTTTAAGACAAATTGGTTATCCAGACATGAGATAA